A genomic region of Paroedura picta isolate Pp20150507F chromosome 4, Ppicta_v3.0, whole genome shotgun sequence contains the following coding sequences:
- the LOC143835292 gene encoding uncharacterized protein LOC143835292, producing the protein MKGQLLLQLKEAIDGVSKEVGLDDPGDPFQLYDSMTCNLLPFLYSQQVPCEVKNHIHAPPPNETQMRSTVMQERSQISKAKLLMWVEIDSSILVTEKFPGRSFTSKCNLWTEESALCSPSCSQTVDKGATKRKELLR; encoded by the exons ATGAAGGGGCAGCTTCTTCTTCAACTTAAGGAGGCAATAG ATGGGGTCTcaaaggaggttggactagatgaccctggagatcccttccaactctatgattctatgacttgcaatcttcttcccttcctctactcacaacaggtaccctgtgag GTTAAAAACCacattcatgccccccccccaaatgagacCCAAATGAGATCAACGGTGATGCAAGAGAGGTCCCAGATCTCCAAAGCCAAATTATTGATGTGGGTGGAAATTGACTCTTCTATTCTTGTGAC AGAAAAGTTTCCAGGAAGAAGTTTCACCTCAAAATGTAACCTTTGGACAGAAGAGTCTGCATTGTGTTCACCCTCCTGCAGTCAAACCGTGGATAAAG GAGCCACCAAGAGGAAGGAGCTGCTGAGATGA